One window from the genome of Bubalus kerabau isolate K-KA32 ecotype Philippines breed swamp buffalo chromosome 17, PCC_UOA_SB_1v2, whole genome shotgun sequence encodes:
- the LGALS7 gene encoding galectin-7 isoform X2 — protein MLCAVLNVPHKTSLPEGIRVGTVLRIRGLVPDKAGRFYVNLLCSEEPGSDAALHFNPRLDESTVVFNTLERGTWGAEERGSGIPFQRGQPFDVLLIATEEGFKAVIADSEYHHFRYRIPPGRVRALEVGGDLQLELVKIF, from the exons AATGTCCCCCACAAGACCTCGCTGCCCGAGGGCATCCGAGTGGGCACTGTGTTGAGAATTCGTGGTTTAGTCCCCGACAAGGCTGGCAG GTTCTACGTGAACCTGCTGTGCAGTGAGGAACCAGGCAGTGATGCCGCCCTGCATTTCAACCCCCGCCTGGACGAGTCCACGGTGGTCTTCAACACCCTGGAGCGCGGCACCTGGGGCGCAGAGGAGCGGGGCTCAGGCATTCCCTTCCAGCGAGGGCAGCCCTTCGACGTGCTCCTCATTGCCACCGAAGAAGGCTTCAAG GCGGTCATCGCAGACTCTGAATACCACCACTTCCGGTACCGGATCCCGCCAGGGCGCGTGCGCGCGTTGGAGGTGGGCGGGGACCTGCAGCTGGAGTTGGTGAAGATCTTCTGA